From a single Streptomyces liliifuscus genomic region:
- the sucC gene encoding ADP-forming succinate--CoA ligase subunit beta — MDLFEYQARDLFAKHGVPVLAGEVIDTPEAAREATERLGGKSVVKAQVKVGGRGKAGGVKLAATPDEAVARATDILGMDIKGHTVHKVMIAELSPEIEAEYYVSYLLDRTNRTFLAMASVQGGMDIEEVAEKTPEALAKVPVNAVEGVNIEKAREIVAQAKFPAEVAEGVAEAMVTLWETFVAEDALLVEVNPLVKTKDGRILALDGKVSLDENADFRQPGHEALEDKDAANPLEAAAKEKNLNYVKLDGEVGIIGNGAGLVMSTLDVVAYAGENHGGVKPANFLDIGGGASAAVMANGLEIILGDPDVKSVFVNVFGGITACDEVANGIVQALQLLADKGEEVTKPLVVRLDGNNAELGRKILSDANHPLVQRVDTMDGAADKAAELAAAK, encoded by the coding sequence GTGGACCTGTTCGAGTACCAGGCGAGGGACCTCTTCGCCAAGCACGGTGTACCGGTGCTGGCCGGTGAAGTGATCGACACGCCTGAGGCAGCCCGCGAGGCGACCGAGCGGCTTGGCGGCAAGTCCGTCGTCAAGGCCCAGGTGAAGGTCGGTGGCCGAGGCAAGGCCGGCGGCGTCAAGCTCGCCGCCACGCCCGACGAGGCGGTCGCCCGTGCGACCGACATCCTCGGCATGGACATCAAGGGCCACACGGTCCACAAGGTGATGATCGCCGAGCTGTCCCCGGAGATCGAGGCGGAGTACTACGTCTCGTACCTCCTCGACCGCACCAACCGCACCTTCCTCGCCATGGCGTCCGTACAGGGCGGCATGGACATCGAGGAGGTCGCGGAGAAGACCCCCGAGGCCCTCGCGAAGGTCCCGGTCAACGCCGTCGAGGGCGTGAACATCGAGAAGGCCCGCGAGATCGTGGCCCAGGCGAAGTTCCCGGCCGAGGTGGCCGAGGGTGTCGCCGAGGCCATGGTGACCCTGTGGGAGACCTTCGTCGCCGAGGACGCGCTCCTCGTCGAGGTCAACCCGCTGGTGAAGACCAAGGACGGCCGCATCCTGGCGCTGGACGGCAAGGTCTCGCTCGACGAGAACGCCGACTTCCGTCAGCCCGGGCACGAGGCGCTCGAGGACAAGGACGCGGCCAACCCGCTCGAGGCCGCCGCCAAGGAGAAGAACCTCAACTACGTCAAGCTCGACGGCGAGGTCGGCATCATCGGCAACGGCGCGGGTCTCGTCATGAGCACCCTCGACGTCGTCGCGTACGCCGGTGAGAACCACGGTGGCGTGAAGCCGGCCAACTTCCTCGACATCGGCGGCGGCGCCTCCGCCGCGGTCATGGCGAACGGCCTGGAGATCATCCTCGGCGACCCGGACGTCAAGTCCGTGTTCGTCAACGTCTTCGGTGGCATCACCGCCTGTGACGAGGTCGCCAACGGCATCGTCCAGGCGCTGCAGCTGCTCGCCGACAAGGGCGAGGAAGTCACCAAGCCGCTGGTCGTCCGTCTCGACGGCAACAACGCGGAGCTGGGTCGCAAGATCCTGTCCGACGCCAACCACCCGCTGGTGCAGCGCGTGGACACCATGGACGGCGCGGCCGACAAGGCCGCCGAGCTGGCCGCGGCCAAGTAA
- a CDS encoding vWA domain-containing protein yields MSEGAVNTGATDRAAAPEPGSAPDPAGGGAAVGATAGDERLRRWRLVLGGEEADGTGCSLTGQDAAMDGALGALYGNGKGGKARAGRERSAGLGASAPSVARWLGDIRTYFPSSVVQVMQRDAIDRLGLSTLLLEPEMLEAVEADVHLVGTLLSLNKAMPETTKETARAVVRKVVEDLEKRLATRTRATLTGALDRSARINRPRHQDIDWNRTISANLKHYLPEYRTIVPERLIGYGRASQSVKKEVILCIDQSGSMAASVVYASVFGAVLASMRSINTRLVVFDTAVVDLTDQLDDPVDVLFGTQLGGGTDINRALAYCQSQITRPADTVVVLISDLYEGGIRNEMLKRVSAMKASGVQFVTLLALSDEGAPAYDREHASALAALGAPAFACTPDLFPEVMAAAIEKRPLPIPDTGSPGQ; encoded by the coding sequence ATGAGCGAGGGAGCGGTGAACACGGGAGCGACCGATCGAGCCGCGGCGCCCGAGCCGGGCAGCGCGCCTGATCCAGCGGGTGGCGGTGCCGCTGTCGGCGCCACTGCCGGCGACGAGCGGCTTCGCCGCTGGCGGCTCGTGCTCGGTGGGGAGGAGGCGGACGGCACCGGGTGCTCGCTCACCGGGCAGGACGCCGCGATGGACGGGGCGCTCGGCGCGCTGTACGGGAACGGCAAGGGGGGCAAGGCGCGGGCGGGGCGGGAGCGTTCGGCGGGGCTCGGGGCGTCCGCGCCGTCCGTCGCCCGCTGGCTGGGGGACATCCGGACGTACTTCCCGTCCTCCGTCGTCCAGGTGATGCAGCGGGACGCCATCGACCGGCTCGGCCTGTCCACCCTGCTTCTGGAGCCGGAGATGCTGGAGGCGGTGGAGGCGGACGTCCACCTGGTCGGCACGCTGCTTTCGCTCAACAAGGCCATGCCCGAGACGACCAAGGAGACGGCACGGGCGGTCGTGCGCAAGGTGGTCGAGGACCTGGAGAAGCGGCTCGCGACCCGCACCAGGGCCACGCTCACCGGCGCCCTCGACCGCAGCGCCCGTATCAACCGGCCCCGCCATCAGGACATCGACTGGAACCGAACGATCTCGGCCAACCTCAAGCACTACCTGCCGGAGTACCGCACGATCGTGCCCGAGCGGCTCATCGGGTACGGGCGGGCGTCGCAGTCGGTGAAGAAGGAGGTCATTCTCTGCATCGACCAGTCGGGTTCGATGGCGGCGTCGGTCGTGTACGCGTCGGTGTTCGGCGCGGTCCTCGCCTCCATGCGGTCCATCAACACCCGGCTCGTGGTCTTCGACACGGCCGTCGTCGACCTCACCGACCAGCTCGACGACCCGGTCGACGTGCTCTTCGGTACGCAACTCGGCGGCGGGACGGACATCAACAGGGCACTGGCGTACTGCCAGTCGCAGATCACACGCCCCGCCGACACCGTGGTCGTCCTCATCAGCGATCTCTACGAAGGCGGCATCCGGAACGAGATGCTCAAGCGGGTCTCGGCGATGAAGGCGTCGGGGGTGCAGTTCGTGACGCTGCTCGCGCTGTCCGACGAGGGGGCTCCCGCGTACGACCGTGAGCACGCGTCGGCGCTCGCGGCGCTGGGCGCACCGGCGTTCGCCTGTACGCCCGACCTCTTCCCGGAGGTGATGGCGGCGGCGATCGAGAAGCGCCCGCTGCCGATACCGGACACCGGGAGCCCGGGGCAGTAG
- a CDS encoding DUF5682 family protein, whose product MSDRDGGTGPLLLGVRHHGPGSARAVRAALEAARPHTVLIEGPPEADALIALAADEDMRPPVALLAHVVDEPGRSAFWPLAEFSPEWVAIRWALDHGVPARFIDLPAAHTLAWGREEREEQKQEAPEEALEKGERPGDQEGEGEPGGLPSGPEEAVRIDPLAVLAETAGYDDAERWWEDVIEHRGASDGDAFAPFEVLGEAMEALREAFGTGGHERDLVREAYMRLQVRAAQREFGDDVAVVCGAWHVPALRQRTTVAADRALLKGLPKAKADMTWVPWTHRRLSRMSGYGAGIDSPGWYGHLFGAADRPIERWMTKVARLLRDEDRLVSSAHVIEAVRLADTLAAMRGRPLPGLTETTDAVRAVMCEGSDVPLALVHDRLVVGDVLGEVPAAAPAVPLQRDLDRLQRRLRLKPEAQERELELDLRKENDAERSRLLHRLRLLGIEWGEPTASRGSTGTFRETWRLRWEPELAVRVAEAGVWGTTVLAAATAKAEADAVGARSLADVTGLAERCLLAELPDALPVVMRILADRAALDADVGHLAQALPALVRSLRYGDVRGTGTQALAEVAAGLAERVFVGLPPACAALDADAAEEMRGHVDAVHGAVGLLGEGEGDEDDSARGEGNPARDEVGSALGHQDSEGPDGPEEPEEPEEPEEPEEVDGAEGGVSRGSVGPRPGFHPGHRGGIRGRWHGVLRTLSGRDTVPGIIRGRSVRLLLDDGELGQEEAARLMGLVLSPGTEPADAAAWIEGFVGGGSGGGMLLVHDERLLGLVDAWLTGVPGDAFTDVLPLLRRTFSAYEPGVRRTLGELVRRGPGTRGSATATASGIPGFAPDLDAARADAVLPVLRLLLGPDDDTGADDTGADDTGANGTSTSTNGTSTNDNDLVGVGR is encoded by the coding sequence GTGAGCGACCGCGACGGGGGGACCGGGCCCCTGCTGCTGGGGGTGCGGCACCACGGGCCCGGCTCGGCCCGGGCCGTACGGGCCGCGCTTGAGGCGGCGCGCCCGCACACCGTACTCATCGAAGGGCCGCCGGAGGCCGACGCCTTGATCGCGCTGGCCGCCGACGAGGACATGCGGCCGCCCGTCGCCCTTCTCGCGCATGTCGTGGACGAACCGGGGCGGTCGGCGTTCTGGCCGCTCGCCGAGTTCTCGCCGGAGTGGGTCGCCATCCGCTGGGCCCTGGACCACGGGGTGCCGGCCCGCTTCATCGACCTCCCGGCCGCGCACACGCTGGCATGGGGACGGGAGGAGAGGGAGGAACAGAAGCAGGAAGCACCGGAGGAAGCACTGGAGAAGGGGGAGCGGCCGGGGGATCAAGAGGGGGAGGGGGAGCCGGGCGGACTTCCGTCCGGGCCCGAGGAGGCCGTGCGGATCGACCCGCTCGCCGTCCTCGCCGAGACCGCCGGGTACGACGACGCCGAGCGGTGGTGGGAGGACGTGATCGAGCACCGGGGGGCGAGCGACGGGGACGCGTTCGCGCCGTTCGAGGTGCTCGGCGAGGCGATGGAGGCGCTGCGGGAGGCGTTCGGGACCGGGGGACACGAGCGGGACCTCGTGCGGGAGGCGTACATGCGGCTCCAGGTGCGGGCGGCCCAGCGGGAGTTCGGGGACGACGTGGCCGTGGTGTGCGGCGCCTGGCACGTGCCCGCACTGCGGCAGCGGACCACCGTCGCCGCCGACCGGGCACTGCTGAAGGGGCTGCCCAAGGCCAAGGCCGACATGACCTGGGTGCCCTGGACCCACCGGCGGCTGTCGCGGATGAGCGGCTACGGCGCGGGGATCGACTCACCGGGCTGGTACGGGCACCTGTTCGGCGCCGCCGACCGCCCGATCGAGCGCTGGATGACGAAGGTGGCCCGGCTGCTGCGCGACGAGGACCGGCTCGTCTCGTCCGCGCACGTCATCGAGGCGGTGCGGCTCGCCGACACGCTCGCCGCGATGCGGGGCCGCCCCCTGCCGGGCCTGACCGAGACCACCGACGCCGTACGGGCCGTGATGTGCGAGGGCTCGGACGTGCCGCTCGCGCTCGTGCACGACCGGCTCGTCGTCGGTGACGTCCTGGGCGAGGTGCCCGCGGCGGCGCCCGCCGTGCCGCTGCAGCGCGACCTCGACCGGCTCCAGCGACGGCTGAGGCTCAAACCGGAGGCGCAGGAGCGGGAGTTGGAGCTCGACCTGCGCAAGGAGAACGACGCCGAGCGCAGCAGGCTGCTGCACCGGCTGCGGCTCCTGGGCATCGAGTGGGGCGAGCCGACCGCGTCGCGCGGCAGCACCGGTACGTTCCGGGAGACCTGGCGGCTGCGTTGGGAGCCGGAGCTTGCGGTGCGCGTCGCCGAGGCCGGCGTGTGGGGCACGACCGTGCTCGCCGCCGCGACCGCGAAGGCCGAGGCGGACGCCGTCGGCGCCCGGTCCCTCGCCGACGTCACGGGCCTCGCCGAGCGCTGCCTCCTCGCCGAACTCCCGGACGCGCTCCCGGTGGTGATGCGGATCCTCGCCGACCGCGCCGCCCTGGACGCCGATGTCGGGCACCTCGCCCAGGCGCTCCCCGCCCTGGTCCGCTCCCTCCGATACGGCGACGTGCGCGGCACGGGTACGCAGGCCCTGGCCGAGGTCGCCGCGGGGCTCGCCGAGCGTGTCTTCGTGGGGCTGCCCCCTGCCTGCGCCGCACTCGACGCGGACGCCGCGGAGGAGATGCGCGGGCATGTGGACGCGGTGCACGGGGCGGTGGGGCTGCTGGGGGAGGGAGAGGGGGACGAGGATGACTCCGCACGGGGCGAGGGCAACCCCGCGCGGGACGAGGTGGGCTCCGCGCTAGGCCATCAGGACTCCGAGGGACCAGACGGACCAGAGGAGCCAGAGGAGCCAGAGGAGCCAGAGGAGCCAGAGGAAGTCGATGGGGCAGAGGGAGGCGTGTCGAGAGGCTCGGTCGGGCCCCGTCCCGGATTCCATCCGGGTCACCGTGGCGGGATACGTGGCCGTTGGCACGGTGTTCTGCGCACGCTCTCCGGGCGGGACACGGTTCCCGGGATCATCCGGGGGCGGTCCGTGCGGTTGCTGCTGGACGACGGGGAGTTGGGGCAGGAGGAGGCGGCGCGGCTCATGGGGCTCGTGCTGTCGCCGGGGACGGAGCCGGCGGACGCGGCGGCGTGGATCGAGGGCTTCGTCGGCGGGGGCTCCGGGGGCGGGATGCTGCTCGTGCACGACGAGCGGCTGCTCGGGCTGGTTGACGCCTGGCTGACCGGCGTGCCGGGGGACGCGTTCACCGACGTGCTGCCGTTGCTGAGGCGTACCTTCTCCGCGTACGAGCCCGGAGTGCGCCGCACCCTCGGCGAACTGGTCCGACGCGGACCGGGAACCCGCGGCAGCGCCACGGCCACCGCCTCGGGCATACCCGGCTTCGCTCCCGACCTCGACGCCGCACGCGCCGACGCGGTGCTGCCGGTGCTGCGGCTGCTGCTGGGTCCGGACGACGACACCGGCGCCGACGACACCGGCGCCGATGACACCGGCGCCAATGGCACCAGCACCAGCACCAATGGCACCAGCACCAATGACAACGACCTTGTGGGGGTGGGCCGATGA
- a CDS encoding SigE family RNA polymerase sigma factor, protein MEAEDDFEPAPAAPALTPGQAFDALYSYAAPALVRQAYLLTGRRELARESVERAFQLAWQRWPEVAVDRDPAGWVRAAAYEYATSPWHRLRLRHRTPEPPPAALDDRRLLSVLLSLPPAYRRTVLLHDGLGIGLPETAAESEASTAAAAGRLLHARDVVAARVPELADPEELRLRLTELGSKESLRTAAKPVVVRSGSERRARRWTRAAIAFTVLLIGSTAFTLRTAPDHYEAPQAPAATISGVPPRSGPGPLSAEEQEVRTKLRSTFQNGPERLRPELR, encoded by the coding sequence ATCGAGGCGGAGGACGACTTCGAACCCGCTCCAGCCGCCCCCGCCCTGACGCCAGGTCAGGCGTTCGACGCGCTCTACTCCTACGCCGCCCCCGCCCTCGTACGGCAGGCCTATCTGCTGACCGGGCGGCGCGAGTTGGCGCGCGAGTCCGTGGAGCGGGCCTTCCAACTGGCGTGGCAGCGCTGGCCGGAGGTGGCGGTCGACCGGGATCCGGCGGGCTGGGTACGGGCGGCGGCGTACGAGTACGCGACGTCCCCCTGGCATCGGCTGCGTCTTCGGCACCGGACTCCCGAGCCACCGCCCGCCGCCCTGGACGACCGCCGGCTGCTCTCCGTGCTGCTCAGCCTGCCGCCCGCGTACCGCCGCACCGTGCTTCTGCACGACGGTCTCGGCATCGGGCTGCCGGAGACCGCGGCGGAGTCGGAGGCGAGCACGGCCGCGGCGGCGGGCCGGCTGCTGCACGCGCGTGACGTCGTCGCCGCGCGCGTGCCCGAGCTGGCGGACCCCGAGGAGCTGCGGCTCAGGCTGACGGAGCTCGGGAGCAAGGAGTCGCTGCGGACCGCCGCGAAACCCGTCGTGGTGCGGTCGGGAAGCGAGCGCCGCGCCCGGCGCTGGACCCGCGCGGCCATCGCCTTCACGGTCCTGCTCATCGGGTCCACCGCGTTCACGCTCCGCACGGCTCCCGACCACTACGAGGCCCCGCAGGCGCCCGCCGCGACGATCAGCGGGGTTCCGCCGCGGTCGGGTCCCGGTCCGCTGTCCGCGGAGGAGCAGGAAGTCCGCACCAAGCTGCGCTCGACGTTCCAGAACGGTCCGGAGAGGCTCCGCCCGGAACTCCGCTGA
- a CDS encoding cell division protein PerM — MTQTTDRSPDRSPSPPTLLTKPALLARWRGRSPGLAASLVGGALAAGLGLAAFTVLVTVLWISSPYPDSGPDGALHVAAGLWLLAHGCELVRTDTLSGVPAPVGVTPLLLVVLPAWLLHRAGRDAADGDEESAPPAVRTAWVGVVAGYLTVGTAAALYASGGALRPSWASVAVWLPLLAVTAAGVGAWTAYGRPRGPLPPRVRRALRGLPLASFVLSAPGFRLPAAVRAASAGAAVLVGGGAVLVGASLVWHGGLARASFLHLTESWSGRFAVLLLALALVPNAAVWGAAYALGPGFVLGAGHAADPLMSSPGPLLPPFPLLAAVPGAGPGTPLNWAAGAVPLAAGVVVAWFTVRAGVPGRKDAEGGEAKGEGSGKGNGNGTVRVPVAAHRGEAWSPGRTAGNAALAALLCGLALTVLAALSGGPLGSDALTDFGPVWWQTGPAAAAWTAVAGVPAALILRTWRLRQPRVRVPRAPRVRVPRAPRVRVARGGGLWGWAGRVRRPWGRGRGRRNRWCRDMGFRDMRFRDTGLRDRRARRMWAGHMGARRLRSMSLWAG; from the coding sequence GTGACCCAGACGACCGACCGCAGTCCGGACCGCAGCCCGTCCCCGCCGACCCTGCTGACCAAGCCGGCCCTGCTGGCCCGATGGCGCGGGAGGTCGCCCGGACTGGCCGCGAGCCTGGTCGGCGGCGCGCTCGCCGCGGGGCTCGGACTGGCCGCGTTCACCGTACTGGTGACGGTCCTTTGGATCAGTTCGCCCTACCCGGACAGTGGTCCTGACGGGGCGTTGCATGTCGCCGCCGGGCTGTGGCTGCTCGCCCATGGCTGCGAACTCGTCCGTACGGACACGCTGTCGGGCGTACCCGCGCCGGTCGGCGTGACCCCGCTGCTCCTGGTCGTGCTGCCCGCGTGGCTGCTGCACCGCGCGGGGCGCGACGCGGCGGACGGCGACGAGGAGTCGGCACCGCCCGCCGTCCGTACGGCGTGGGTCGGTGTCGTCGCGGGCTATCTGACGGTCGGCACGGCCGCGGCCCTGTACGCCTCGGGCGGTGCGCTGCGGCCGTCCTGGGCGTCGGTCGCCGTATGGCTGCCGTTGCTCGCGGTGACCGCGGCGGGGGTGGGCGCGTGGACGGCGTACGGGCGCCCCCGGGGGCCTCTGCCGCCACGCGTACGCCGGGCTCTTCGCGGCCTCCCCCTCGCCTCATTCGTCCTCTCCGCCCCCGGGTTCCGGCTCCCGGCCGCCGTGCGCGCGGCGAGTGCGGGGGCGGCGGTGCTCGTGGGGGGCGGGGCCGTGCTGGTCGGCGCCTCACTGGTCTGGCACGGAGGTCTGGCCCGCGCGTCGTTCCTGCATCTCACGGAGAGCTGGTCGGGACGGTTCGCGGTACTGCTGCTGGCGCTGGCCCTCGTGCCGAACGCGGCGGTGTGGGGGGCCGCGTACGCCCTTGGCCCGGGCTTCGTCCTCGGCGCGGGGCACGCGGCCGATCCCCTGATGTCGTCCCCCGGTCCGCTGCTGCCGCCCTTTCCCCTGCTGGCGGCGGTTCCGGGCGCGGGTCCCGGCACCCCGCTGAACTGGGCGGCGGGGGCAGTGCCGTTGGCGGCGGGCGTGGTGGTGGCCTGGTTCACGGTGAGGGCGGGGGTGCCGGGGCGGAAGGACGCGGAGGGGGGAGAGGCGAAGGGCGAGGGGAGTGGGAAGGGGAACGGGAACGGGACGGTCCGGGTTCCGGTGGCGGCCCACCGTGGTGAGGCCTGGTCGCCCGGCCGGACCGCCGGGAACGCGGCCCTCGCGGCCCTCCTCTGCGGACTGGCCCTCACGGTGCTCGCCGCCCTGTCGGGCGGCCCCCTCGGCTCGGACGCCCTCACCGACTTCGGCCCCGTCTGGTGGCAGACGGGGCCCGCGGCGGCCGCGTGGACCGCGGTGGCGGGCGTCCCGGCCGCCCTGATCCTGCGCACCTGGCGACTCCGACAGCCGCGAGTACGGGTGCCGCGGGCGCCGCGAGTACGGGTGCCGCGGGCGCCCCGAGTACGGGTCGCGCGCGGCGGTGGGCTCTGGGGGTGGGCCGGCCGGGTGCGGAGGCCTTGGGGGCGGGGGCGGGGGCGCAGGAACCGCTGGTGCCGGGACATGGGGTTCAGGGACATGAGGTTCAGGGACACGGGGCTCAGGGACAGGCGGGCCAGACGCATGTGGGCCGGACACATGGGGGCCCGAAGGCTTCGGTCCATGAGCCTGTGGGCGGGATGA
- a CDS encoding ATP-binding protein has translation MSVSVDPTSVEPSQHHSAHTREAAEGEALRPHAEDAFAAELAALAAQDDRPRPVRWRMSPWAVATYLLGGTLPDGTVITPKYVGPRRIVEVAVTTLATDRALLLLGVPGTAKTWVSEHLAAAVSGDSTLLVQGTAGTPEEAIRYGWNYAQLLANGPSRDALVPSPVMRAMAEGMTARVEELTRIPADVQDSLITILSEKTLPIPELGSEVQAVRGFNLIATANDRDRGVNDLSSALRRRFNTVVLPLPESADAEVDIVSRRVDQIGRSLDLPAVPDGVDEIRRVVTVFRELRDGITADGRTKLKSPSGTLSTAEAISVVTNGLALAAHFGDGVLRASDVAAGILGAVVRDPAADRVIWQEYLEAVVRERDGWKDFYRACREVSA, from the coding sequence ATGTCCGTGTCCGTCGACCCGACGTCCGTCGAACCGAGCCAGCACCACTCCGCGCACACACGAGAAGCAGCGGAGGGCGAGGCGCTGCGGCCGCACGCCGAGGACGCGTTCGCCGCCGAGCTCGCGGCCCTGGCCGCGCAGGACGACCGCCCTCGCCCCGTCCGCTGGCGGATGTCGCCGTGGGCCGTCGCGACCTATCTGCTCGGCGGCACACTGCCGGACGGCACGGTGATCACGCCGAAGTACGTCGGCCCGCGCCGCATCGTCGAGGTCGCCGTCACCACGCTCGCCACCGACCGGGCCCTGCTCCTGCTCGGCGTGCCCGGCACGGCCAAGACATGGGTCTCCGAGCACCTGGCCGCGGCGGTCAGCGGCGACTCCACCCTCCTCGTGCAGGGCACGGCCGGCACTCCGGAGGAGGCGATCCGCTACGGCTGGAACTACGCGCAGCTGCTCGCGAACGGCCCGAGCCGGGACGCGCTGGTGCCCAGCCCGGTCATGCGGGCCATGGCGGAGGGGATGACGGCCCGGGTAGAGGAACTGACCCGCATCCCCGCCGACGTACAGGACTCGCTCATCACGATCCTGTCGGAAAAGACCCTGCCGATCCCGGAGTTGGGCTCGGAGGTGCAGGCGGTCCGGGGCTTCAACCTGATCGCCACGGCCAACGACCGCGACCGCGGGGTGAACGACCTGTCGAGTGCCCTGCGCCGCCGCTTCAACACGGTGGTCCTGCCGCTGCCCGAGAGCGCCGACGCCGAGGTCGACATCGTCTCGCGCCGCGTCGACCAGATCGGCCGCTCCCTCGATCTGCCCGCGGTGCCCGACGGTGTCGACGAGATCCGCCGAGTCGTCACGGTCTTCCGCGAGCTGCGCGACGGCATCACCGCCGACGGCCGTACGAAGCTGAAGTCGCCCAGCGGCACGCTCTCCACCGCGGAGGCGATCTCCGTCGTCACGAACGGGCTCGCCCTCGCCGCTCACTTCGGGGACGGCGTCCTGCGCGCGAGCGACGTCGCCGCGGGCATCCTCGGTGCCGTCGTCCGCGACCCGGCGGCCGACCGCGTCATCTGGCAGGAGTACCTGGAAGCGGTCGTCCGCGAGCGCGACGGCTGGAAGGACTTCTACCGCGCCTGCCGGGAGGTGAGCGCGTGA
- the sucD gene encoding succinate--CoA ligase subunit alpha → MAIFLNKDSKVIVQGMTGSTGMKHTKLMLADGTNIVGGVNPRKAGTSVDVDGTEIPVFGTVAEAIEKTGANVSVLFVPPAFSKAAVVEAIDAEIPLAVVITEGIAVHDSAAFWAYAKSKGNKTRIIGPNCPGLITPGQSNAGIIPGDITKPGRIGLVSKSGTLTYQMMYELRDIGFSSAVGIGGDPVIGTTHIDALAAFEADPDTDLIVMIGEIGGDAEERAADFIKANVTKPVVGYVAGFTAPEGKTMGHAGAIVSGSSGTAAAKKEALEAAGVKVGKTPTETAKLARAILAG, encoded by the coding sequence ATGGCTATCTTCCTCAACAAGGACAGCAAGGTCATCGTCCAGGGCATGACCGGCTCCACGGGCATGAAGCACACCAAGCTCATGCTGGCCGACGGCACGAACATCGTCGGCGGTGTGAACCCGCGCAAGGCCGGCACGTCGGTCGACGTCGACGGCACCGAGATCCCGGTCTTCGGCACGGTCGCCGAGGCGATCGAGAAGACGGGCGCCAACGTGTCCGTCCTCTTCGTGCCGCCGGCCTTCTCCAAGGCCGCCGTCGTCGAGGCCATCGACGCCGAGATCCCCCTCGCGGTCGTCATCACCGAGGGCATCGCCGTCCACGACTCCGCCGCCTTCTGGGCGTACGCGAAGTCGAAGGGCAACAAGACCCGCATCATCGGCCCGAACTGCCCCGGCCTCATCACGCCGGGCCAGTCCAACGCCGGCATCATCCCGGGCGACATCACGAAGCCGGGCCGCATCGGCCTGGTCTCGAAGTCCGGCACGCTGACGTACCAGATGATGTACGAGCTCCGTGACATCGGCTTCTCGTCGGCCGTCGGCATCGGTGGCGACCCGGTCATCGGTACGACGCACATCGACGCGCTCGCCGCGTTCGAGGCCGACCCCGACACCGACCTGATCGTCATGATCGGTGAGATCGGCGGCGACGCCGAGGAGCGCGCGGCAGACTTCATCAAGGCCAACGTGACCAAGCCGGTCGTCGGCTACGTCGCCGGCTTCACCGCGCCCGAGGGCAAGACCATGGGCCACGCCGGCGCCATCGTCTCCGGCTCCTCCGGCACGGCCGCCGCGAAGAAGGAGGCCCTGGAGGCCGCCGGAGTCAAGGTCGGCAAGACCCCGACCGAGACGGCGAAGCTGGCCCGCGCCATCCTCGCCGGCTGA